The Chitinophaga sp. H8 region AATCCATTTACTTGTAAGTAAAGTGTTTTGAATTCATCCGGGAATAGGTACCCCAACATTTTTTCGGTATCATTGATTTGTGCTGGAGACGCCCCCGGCCTTAATGTTATATTCTCTGTCTTCCATTGAAGAATAGTTGTTTCTACCCAGTTTTTCATTGTCATTATAAGTCTAAGAAACGTATAATATTCTGGTTAATTTCAGCATGCTGTTGTGCATTACCTTTCTCATCCATATCACCATGATTTGTATGAGGAAGGTACAGCCCGATAAAATAAGACAAAGGATTAACCTGGTAATAATGTGGGAACTCATCCTGGAGAAAAATTATTGTAGGAAATAAAAAACACCGCAATGATATTGTATGTTTTTGTATTGATAAACTAAAATATGCTACAACTTATCGTGAAGAGGTGAGGGGAAATAAGACCGGCACTATTCATGCCTGTTTACCAGGAACAAACAGCGCCGGCCATCAGCTATTTATCTTACTTGTTTATTTCAAGGCAAAGCAGTTTGCCATCTGTGGAAGATGTGATAACGGTGCTTTCATCGATTGGCTGTACCGTATTGACAAGACAGTTGGAAAACTTGTGCTGCCATAATAATGCACCATCCTTAGCAGATAAGGCATATACGATCCCTGAATTGGTGGGCACGTAAATAATTCCTTTTTGCTCATTGATAGGGGAAGGGCAGATATCATATCCCAATTGTACCGGCGATTGCCATAACAGTTCTCTTTGCTGGCTGCGTGCATTGAAAGCCAGGATATTTCCCTGCATGGTTTTGGCATATACGCGGTTATTGTCTTCAGATATGCCCATTGATTCCCGCACCCAGTTGTCTGCATCTTTAAAGCGCCATATTTCCTGTCCATTGTCGGTGTTGAGCACGGTCATAAACCGGTCGGGCGATACCATGAACAGCTGTTTACCACTTATTACGGGCCAGCAGGCAGCAGGAGAGAACATCCGGTTGGTAGCCCCATTGGTCCAGGTCCAGGCAGCTTTGCCGGTGCTGGCATCTAATGCATAGAAATTATTACCCCAGGAGCCAAAGTACACTTTGCCATCCTGTACCAGCGGCCGGGTTTCTACAAACCCATGTATAGCTGCATACTCCCAGCGCAATTTGCCGGTAGGGATTTCCCAGGCACGGCAATGCCCGTCAGAACCGGCAATGATAGCCAGGTTATTGTATAGCGCTGCAGAGGAAACAATAGCTTTGCCGGTAGGTTGTGACCATAAGCGTTTACCGTTACGAAGGTCCAGGCAGTATACGTTACCGTCTGTACCGGGTACCACAACATACTTTTCGTATACTAACGGCGTAGCATATATTTTACCTTTGGTGGTATATTTCCATATCAGTTTTCCGGTATTTTGATTTACTGCTTTGATATCACCGTTGGTATTGGTGTAGATCACTTTACCATCGGCAATCGCAACAGCACTGCCCATATCGCCGGATTCCTGTACTTCCCATTTTATCCGCACGTTAGGAAAGGCTTTATTCATGCTGTAATCTGGCCGGGGAGGGTGTTCCATCCATACCGGCTTATCGGCGGTAGGGATAGGTACCCCATGCCAGGAGGCCAGGGTAGCTACACCAGGTGTACGCTCATTGAACAGGAGGGAATCTCCCACGATGGAAACAATATTATAGCCACCTATTGGGGCACCCGCCCGTAAGTTGGACCGGCACATGATTCCCGGAATCCCTTCAAAGTTAAAAGCGCGGTTAGTATGGCCATGCCCGCATATCATCGCCTTTACATTGCGTCCGTGCAGGCGTTCCAGTACTTCATACCAGTTGCTTAACGAACTATCCTGCGGGTAATGATTGATGTAAATAATGGGCTGTTGTTTGTTGGATTTCTTTTGCAGCTGTTTGTCCAGCCATACGATGTTTTCCCTGGGTACTTGCCCAGGCCCCATACGCATATTAGGGCCGCTGTTGGTACCAATAAACCAGTATCCTTTGTGCTCGAAACTGAATGTTTCATCCCCAAATACGGTGCGGAAAGTATTACAGCCGCTTTCGGACCATTTGGTGTCATGATTGCCTGGCACAATATACCAGGGTTTATTCAGTCGGCTGATAATGCTTTTGGCCAGCTTTAATTCATCATCAGTACCAAATTCGGTCACATCGCCGGAGAAGATGACAAACGCCACGTTCTGATGATTAATATCTTCCACTGTACGCTCCAGGTCTTCCTGCCCGCTTTCATTACCAATGTGCGTATCCGTTACCAATGCAAAGCGAAACAGGGTATCCTGTGCTACTGCTGTAAGGGTGAGCAGACAAGAGAGCAGAAAGATACCTGTATGTGTGATCAGTCTTTTATTCATCGCCGATTTATTTTTCCCAATCCGGGTTTTGC contains the following coding sequences:
- a CDS encoding PQQ-binding-like beta-propeller repeat protein, which translates into the protein MNKRLITHTGIFLLSCLLTLTAVAQDTLFRFALVTDTHIGNESGQEDLERTVEDINHQNVAFVIFSGDVTEFGTDDELKLAKSIISRLNKPWYIVPGNHDTKWSESGCNTFRTVFGDETFSFEHKGYWFIGTNSGPNMRMGPGQVPRENIVWLDKQLQKKSNKQQPIIYINHYPQDSSLSNWYEVLERLHGRNVKAMICGHGHTNRAFNFEGIPGIMCRSNLRAGAPIGGYNIVSIVGDSLLFNERTPGVATLASWHGVPIPTADKPVWMEHPPRPDYSMNKAFPNVRIKWEVQESGDMGSAVAIADGKVIYTNTNGDIKAVNQNTGKLIWKYTTKGKIYATPLVYEKYVVVPGTDGNVYCLDLRNGKRLWSQPTGKAIVSSAALYNNLAIIAGSDGHCRAWEIPTGKLRWEYAAIHGFVETRPLVQDGKVYFGSWGNNFYALDASTGKAAWTWTNGATNRMFSPAACWPVISGKQLFMVSPDRFMTVLNTDNGQEIWRFKDADNWVRESMGISEDNNRVYAKTMQGNILAFNARSQQRELLWQSPVQLGYDICPSPINEQKGIIYVPTNSGIVYALSAKDGALLWQHKFSNCLVNTVQPIDESTVITSSTDGKLLCLEINK